A DNA window from Ficedula albicollis isolate OC2 chromosome 1, FicAlb1.5, whole genome shotgun sequence contains the following coding sequences:
- the UPK1B gene encoding uroplakin-1b, which yields MAKTDDCVHILQGLLVFGNVVIGMCGIALTAECIYFVSNPHDLYPLLKATENSDIYAAAWIGIFVGLALFALSILGIIGVIKASRTLLLVYIILMLITFAFEMASCITAATHQDSLTPELFLKQMLERYQKSEPANNSDNEITKTWDELMLQNHCCGVLGPSDWQNYTSVFRRTHSDADYPWPRMCCVLDAQGFPVSLDGCKLGVPGYYNSNGCYDAISGPVSTHAWGVAWFGFAILCWTFCVLLGTMFYWSRIEY from the exons ATGGCAAAAACTGATGATTGTGTACACATCTTGCAGGGTCTGTTAGTCTTTGGGAATGTGGTTATTGGG ATGTGCGGCATTGCTCTGACAGCAGAGTGTATCTACTTTGTGTCTAACCCCCATGATCTCTACCCTCTGCTGAAAGCCACAGAAAACAGTGACATCTACGCTGCTGCCTGGATTGGCATCTTTGTTGGCCTTGCACTCTTTGCCCTGTCTATCCTTGGTATCATTGGAGTCATTAAGGCCAGCAGGACCTTGTTGCTGGTG TACATCATTCTGATGCTGATCacttttgcatttgaaatggCTTCTTGCATCACAGCAGCAACTCACCAAGACTCT ctCACTCCAGAGCTCTTCCTGAAGCAAATGCTGGAAAGATATCAGAAGTCAGAGCCAGCCAATAACAGTGACAATGAGATCACAAAGACGTGGGATGAACTCATGCTTCAG aaCCACTGCTGTGGGGTGTTGGGCCCCTCCGACTGGCAAAATTACACGTCTGTCTTCCGCCGCACTCATAGTGACGCTGACTACCCCTGGCCACGGATGTGCTGCGTCCTGGATGCACAAGGGTTTCCCGTCAGCCTCGATGGCTGCAAACTTGGAGTTCCTGGCTACTATAACAGCAAT GGTTGTTATGATGCTATTTCTGGGCCAGTGAGCACACATGCCTGGGGTGTTGCCTGGTTTGGCTTTGCCATCCTCTGCTGGACT TTCTGCGTCCTCCTTGGCACCATGTTCTACTGGAGTAGAATTGAATACTGA